A genome region from Hevea brasiliensis isolate MT/VB/25A 57/8 chromosome 7, ASM3005281v1, whole genome shotgun sequence includes the following:
- the LOC110640900 gene encoding protein arginine N-methyltransferase 1.5, with protein MPLGDKLGWEKSESRYCGVETDFSEDMPQLLTFNISSGGFDFVVAPLMDPTYRPSLMEKDGGGLCVLPFSGSDLVLSPSQWSSHVVGKISSWIDLDSADETLRMDSETTLKQEIAWANHLSLQACLLPCPKGASCANYARCVNQILQGLNTMQLWLRIPLMKTEQDSMDVNSSNLIDSWELWNSFRLLCEHHSQLAIALDVLSSLPSVNSLIRWFGESVRAAIIHTDSFLTNARGYPCLSKRHQKLVTMFFNHSIQIVIGGKSVHSSPGASSNLVANNFDNNVEKSVQRHPLRSYLDYVGYLFQKMDPLPEQERFELGYRDFLQSPLQPLMDNLEAQTYETFEKDSVKYIQYQRAISKALLDRVPDEASITTVLMVVGAGRGPLVRASLQAAEETGRKLKVYAVEKNPNAVVTLHSLVKLEGWEDIVTIISCDMRYWDAPEKADILVSELLGSFGDNELSPECLDGAQRFLKQDGISIPSSYTSFIQPVTASKLYNDVKSHKDIVHFETAYVVKIHNVARLAPSQPVFTFTHPNYTSTKSNQRYKKLQFEIANDAGSAMVHGFAGYFDAKLYKDVHLGIEPSTATPNMFSWFAIFFPLRIPVCIQPGSPLQVHFWRCCGASKVWYEWCVTSPASSAVQNSNGRSYWVGL; from the exons atGCCTCTAGGGGATAAGTTGGGATGGGAAAAGAGCGAATCTCGATACTGTGGTGTGGAAACAGATTTCAGCGAGGACATGCCTCAGCTTCTCACTTTCAATATCTCCTCGGGTGGTTTTGATTTTGTCGTTGCTCCTCTG ATGGATCCCACTTATAGACCGAGCTTGATGGAAAAAGATGGTGGTGGATTGTGTGTTCTACCTTTTTCTGGGTCAGACTTAGTTTTGAGCCCCTCCCAGTGGAGCAGTCATGTTGTGG GAAAAATTAGTTCATGGATTGACTTGGATTCAGCAGATGAAACCCTTCGGATGGATTCTGAAACTACTCTGAAGCAAGAAATAGCATGGGCTAATCATCTTTCCTTACAG GCATGCCTTCTACCTTGTCCTAAGGGTGCATCCTGTGCTAATTATGCTAGATGTGtgaatcagattttacagggctTGAACACTATGCAG TTGTGGCTTAGGATTCCACTGATGAAGACTGAACAGGATTCTATGGATGTAAACTCAAGTAATTTG ATTGATTCTTGGGAACTATGGAATTCATTTCGTCTTCTGTGTGAACATCACAGTCAGTTAGCCATTGCACTTGATGTTTT GAGTTCCTTGCCATCAGTGAACTCACTAATCCGTTGGTTTGGAGAATCTGTTAGAGCAGCCATAATACATACTGAT TCTTTCCTAACAAATGCACGGGGTTATCCTTGCCTCTCTAAGCGTCACCAAAAGCTTGTTACTATGTTTTTTAACCATTCCATACAG ATTGTCATTGGTGGAAAATCTGTACACAGCAGTCCAGGGGCAAGCTCAAATTTGGTTGCTAATAATTTCGATAATAATGTTGAAAAAA GTGTGCAGAGGCATCCCTTGAGGTCATACTTGGACTATGTAGGTTACCTCTTTCAAAAAATGGATCCCCTTCCCGAGCAAGAACGTTTTGAG CTTGGATACAGGGATTTTCTACAGTCTCCATTGCAA CCGCTCATGGACAATCTAGAGGCACAAACATATGAGACATTTGAGAAAGACTCAGTGAAATACATCCAG TACCAAAGGGCAATCAGTAAAGCTTTGCTGGATAGGGTCCCTGATGAAGCAAGCATTACCACT GTACTGATGGTTGTAGGAGCAGGACGTGGACCTCTTGTCCGGGCATCATTGCAG GCTGCTGAAGAAACAGGACGCAAGCTAAAAGTATATGCAGTGGAGAAAAATCCAAATGCAGTTGTTACCCTTCAT AGTTTGGTTAAGCTGGAAGGGTGGGAAGACATTGTGACCATAATTTCTTGTGATATGCGTTACTGGGATGCTCCTGAGAAAGCTGATATCTTG GTTAGTGAATTGCTTGGATCATTTGGTGACAATGAGCTGTCACCTGAGTGTCTTGATGGTGCCCAAAGGTTTTTGAAGCAAGATGGAATCTCAATACCATCATC GTATACAAGTTTCATCCAACCAGTGACAGCTTCAAAACTCTATAATGAT GTTAAGTCACACAAAGATATTGTGCACTTTGAGACTGCATATGTTGTCAAAATACATAATGTTGCTAGACTTGCTCCTTCTCAACCT GTCTTTACATTTACTCATCCAAATTACACATCTACGAAAAGCAATCAGCGCTATAAAAAGCTGCAGTTTGAGATTGCGAATGATGCTGGGTCAGCCATGGTGCATG GATTTGCTGGCTACTTTGATGCAAAGCTCTACAAAGATGTACATCTTGGTATTGAACCTTCAACAGCGACACCAAACATGTTCAGCTG GTTTGCCATATTTTTCCCATTAAGGATACCAGTGTGCATACAACCTGGTTCTCCTCTACAAGTACATTTTTGGCGTTGTTGTGGCGCTTCAAAG GTTTGGTATGAGTGGTGTGTGACATCTCCCGCTTCATCAGCTGTCCAAAACAGCAATGGACGTTCATATTGGGTTGGTCTTTAG